One region of Camelina sativa cultivar DH55 chromosome 6, Cs, whole genome shotgun sequence genomic DNA includes:
- the LOC104791945 gene encoding adenylylsulfatase HINT1-like, with amino-acid sequence MSHRVSILSSHISPVSAVMASEKEAALAAATPSDDSPTIFDKIISKEIPSNVVFEDDKVLAFRDITPQGPVHILLIPKVRDGLTGLSKAEEKHIDILGRLLYTAKLVAKQEGLAEGFRIVINDGPQGCQSVYHIHVHLIGGRQMNWPPG; translated from the exons atGAGCCACCGTGTTTCAATTCTATCATCACATATTTCACCTGTCTCCGCCGTCATGGCTTCCGAGAAAGAAGCTGCTCTCGCCGCCGCCACTCCTTCCGACGATTCTCCCACCAT ATTTGACAAGATCATTAGCAAAGAAATCCCATCCAACGTGGTTTTTGAGGATGACAAG GTTCTAGCTTTTAGGGACATAACGCCTCAGGGTCCTGTTCACATCCTCCTTATTCCTAAAGTGAGGGATGGCCTAACTGGCCTCTCTAAG GCTGAGGAAAAGCACATCGACATCTTGGGCCGCCTTCTCTACACTGCCAAGCTTGTAGCAAAACAAGAAGGCCTAGCAGAGGGTTTCAGAATTGTTATCAATGATGGTCCTCAAGGCt GTCAATCGGTGTACCACATTCATGTTCATCTCATTGGAGGACGCCAAATGAACTGGCCTCCTGGCTAA
- the LOC104791947 gene encoding uncharacterized protein LOC104791947, with the protein MAEEKPSKSLTSSSSRGSFKNKNPFSRVKDEEDNKNKRGLSMRKSWSTDSLGLLSNSNQLGKTICICAPTNHEGSFRCRLHRSSATSHGAAAMQLHLPKPLLSSRRLDDH; encoded by the coding sequence ATGGCAGAGGAGAAACCAAGTAAGAGCCTGACCAGCAGTAGCAGCAGAGGTTCATTCAAGAACAAGAATCCGTTTAGCCGTGTGAAGGACGAAGaggacaacaaaaacaagagaggaTTGTCGATGAGGAAGTCGTGGTCGACGGATTCGCTTGGTCTGCTCAGCAACAGCAACCAGTTGGGGAAAACGATCTGTATCTGTGCCCCTACAAATCATGAAGGCTCATTCCGTTGCAGGCTTCACCGTTCATCAGCCACAAGCCATGGTGCAGCTGCAATGCAACTTCATCTCCCAAAGCCCTTGCTTTCTTCTCGTCGTCTTGATGACCACTAA
- the LOC104791943 gene encoding stomatal closure-related actin-binding protein 3-like, whose translation MTKVCPEIEEETLSKSAVPVSVDVSFASDHFPTYKLGPDNQIVEEPKEDDKGPSVKETVEKESELLSDQHKRLSVRDLASKFDKNLAAAVTLADEAKLREVASLEGHVMLKKLRDALEYMRGRTDGQNKEDVEAAISMVEALAVKLTQNEGELIQEKFEVKKLGNFLKQTSEDAKKLVNQEKSFACAEIETARAVVLKLGEAFEEQERISEASRAQGPDVEKLVEEVQEARQIKRMHHPTKVMGMQHELYGLRNRIQQKYMNSVKLHKEIAIIKRAEESKSCPFVLEGKQSLGSCLRIRVNASENAPDLSNCSIQWYRAACETSRREAISGAIQSMYAPEPFDVGRILQADILSNGQKFTVTTDDPVDPDSALQSRVESLMRKSNSEFSVVITQMNGQDYASRSHIFTIGKTRIKLSRGWISKAREIYSTSMQLCGVRGNIKNPTKALFWQPRKSPTFILTFESEQERNAAIVLARKYAFDCNVSLLGPDD comes from the exons ATGACTAAAGTTTGTCctgaaatcgaagaagagaCATTGTCTAAATCAGCTGTTCCAGTATCAGTAGATGTGAGCTTTGCTTCTGATCATTTTCCAACTTACAAATTAGGACCTGATAACCAGATCGTAGAGGAACCTAAGGAAGATGATAAAGGTCCATCAGTGAAAGAGACCGTCGAGAAAGAGAGCGAGCTTTTGTCTGATCAGCACAAGCGGCTTTCGGTCCGTGACCTCGCTAGTAAATTCGACAAGAACTTGGCTGCAGCTGTTACTTTGGCTGATGAG GCTAAATTAAGAGAGGTGGCTTCTTTGGAAGGACATGTTATGTTGAAGAAGCTAAGGGATGCTTTAGAATACATGAGAGGACGTACGGATGGACAGAACAAGGAAGATGTGGAGGCAGCTATCTCCATG GTTGAAGCTCTAGCTGTGAAGTTAACTCAAAATGAAGGTGAATTGATTCAAGAAAAGTTTGAAGTAAAGAAATTAGGAAACTTCCTCAAGCAG ACTTCAGAAGATGCAAAGAAACTAGTAAATCAAGAAAAGTCATTCGCTTGTGCTGAGATCGAAACTGCAAGAGCCGTTGTGCTGAAACTTGGAGAGGCATTTGAAGAACAAGAACGGATTTCTGAAGCTTCTAGAGCTCAGGGGCCG GATGTAGAGAAATTGGTTGAGGAGGTTCAAGAAGCTAGGCAAATCAAACGGATGCATCACCCAACAAAG GTGATGGGCATGCAACACGAGCTTTATGGTTTAAGGAATCGAATCCAACAGAAGTATATGAACTCTGTTAAGCTTCATAAAGAG ATAGCAATAATCAAGAGAGCTGAGGAATCCAAGTCCTGTCCATTTGTTCTGGAAGGCAAACAAAGTCTCGGCTCTTGCTTAAGAATCCGTGTTAATGCTTCAGAAAATGCTCCTGATCTTTCCAACTGTTCGATTCAGTGGTATCGTGCAGCATGTGAAACTAGTCGAAGGGAAGCTATATCTG GTGCCATCCAATCGATGTATGCTCCAGAACCATTTGATGTTGGGAGGATCTTACAGGCAGACATTCTTTCAAATGGACAAAAATTCACAGTTACAACCGATGATCCAGTTGATCCTG ATTCTGCCTTGCAATCACGCGTTGAGTCTCTCATGCGAAAATCTAATAGTGAATTCAGT GTGGTTATAACACAGATGAATGGACAAGACTATGCATCCCGGTCTCATATCTTTACCATTGGAAAGACAAGGATAAAGCTGTCTCGAGGATGGATCTCAAAGGCGAGAGAAATATATTCGACATCCATGCAG cTTTGTGGAGTTAGAGGCAATATAAAGAATCCTACCAAGGCGTTGTTCTGGCAACCAAGAAAGAGTCCAACTTTCATACTTACCTTTGAATCAGAACAAGAACGTAATGCAGCAATAGTCCTTGCTCGAAAATACGCTTTCGATTGCAAT GTTTCACTTCTTGGTCCAGATGATTGA
- the LOC104791946 gene encoding pre-rRNA-processing protein ESF2-like: MQSEESHEPTNGISQEEESKETMKSSQKADRKKKKLKEKLLKEASKADNRGVCYLSRIPPHMDHDRLRQILSQFGELGRIYLAPENAEAQVHRKRAGGFRGQIFSEGWVEFAKKSVAKRVADMLNGEQIGGKKKSSIYYDIWNIKYLTKFKWDDLTEEIAYKSAIREQKLNMVLSAAKREKDFYLSKIEKSRAMTEIDARMEKKRKIQEESGSNAEAAPVFPQRVIRQFRQKNSIKNETSQSKPGLSTDVLASVFGGS, encoded by the exons ATGCAGAGTGAGGAATCTCACGAGCCTACGAATGGGATTTCCCAGGAGGAGGAGTCGAAGGAAACAATGAAGAGTAGTCAAAAGGCTGataggaagaaaaagaagttgaaagagaaattgcTTAAGGAAGCTTCTAAGGCTGACAATAGAGGTGTTTGCTACTTGAGTCGTATCCCACCACACATGGATCACGATAGACTTCGCCAGATTCTCTCTCAATTTGGAGAACTTGGAAGGATTTATCTTGCACCtgaaa ATGCTGAAGCACAAGTGCACCGTAAGCGGGCTGGTGGATTTCGTGGGCAAATATTTTCTGAAGG GTGGGTGGAGTTTGCTAAGAAAAGTGTAGCTAAACGTGTTGCAGATATGCTGAATGGAGAACAAATTG GGGGGAAAAAGAAGTCATCAATATACTACGATATTTGGAACATCAAGTACTTGACCAAATTTAAATGGGATGATCTTACTGAAGAAATCG CATACAAAAGTGCTATACGGGAACAGAAACTAAACATGGTTCTTTCTGCtgcaaagagagagaaggactTTTATCTATCCAAGATAGAGAAGTCGCGTGCCATGACTGAGATAGATGCACGAATGGAAAAG AAACGAAAGATTCAGGAAGAATCGGGTAGCAATGCTGAAGCAGCACCAGTCTTTCCGCAGAGGGTGATTCGCCAGTTTAGACAGAAGAATTCAATTAAAAATGAGACATCTCAGAGCAAGCCGGGGCTCTCCACGGATGTTCTAGCATCG GTATTCGGGGGTTCTTAA